In one Streptomyces marincola genomic region, the following are encoded:
- a CDS encoding NAD(P)/FAD-dependent oxidoreductase, with the protein MAGTVVVVGHGMAGHRFVEELRAGDRAGRWRVVVAAEEPRPAYNRVELSSYLAGRSAADLQLAAPGLLSDPLVELRLETAVVSVDRAARTVACADGTVIGWDALVLATGSRPFVPPVPGRDLPGCFTYRTIEDLDALRAAAVPGADGVVVGGGLLGLEAAQALRSLGMRPHVVETAPHLMPAQVDAGAGRLLGRLVAGLGVRVHCGRGVAHVAPGPGGRVGEVALADGAVLPARVVVFAAGVRPRDELAGPAGLARGERGGFLVDERCRTADERIWAVGECAAVLGRCHGLAAPGYRMAETAARQLLGVCSAVFPGADTSAKLKLLGVDVAGFGDVHAASEGAIEFVRDDRAAGTYAKLVLGPDGRTLRGGVLAGDARGYMALRALLGRELPDAPERLLAAAE; encoded by the coding sequence ATGGCAGGCACCGTTGTCGTGGTCGGTCACGGGATGGCCGGGCACCGGTTCGTCGAGGAGCTGAGGGCGGGCGACCGGGCCGGCCGGTGGCGCGTCGTGGTGGCGGCGGAGGAACCGCGGCCCGCGTACAATCGCGTCGAGCTGTCCTCCTATCTCGCCGGCCGATCCGCGGCCGACCTCCAACTCGCCGCGCCGGGGCTGCTGTCCGATCCGCTGGTGGAGTTGCGGCTGGAAACCGCCGTCGTGTCCGTCGACCGCGCCGCGCGCACCGTGGCGTGCGCGGACGGCACGGTCATCGGCTGGGACGCGCTGGTTCTGGCCACCGGCTCGCGGCCGTTCGTGCCGCCCGTTCCCGGCCGGGACCTGCCCGGTTGCTTCACGTACCGGACGATCGAGGACCTCGACGCGCTGCGGGCCGCCGCCGTGCCGGGCGCGGACGGCGTCGTCGTCGGCGGTGGCCTGCTCGGCCTTGAGGCCGCGCAGGCGCTGCGTTCGCTCGGCATGCGCCCGCACGTGGTGGAGACGGCGCCGCACCTGATGCCGGCGCAGGTGGACGCGGGCGCGGGGCGGCTGCTCGGCCGGCTCGTGGCCGGGCTCGGCGTGCGCGTGCACTGCGGGCGCGGCGTCGCGCACGTGGCGCCCGGCCCCGGCGGCCGGGTGGGCGAGGTGGCGCTGGCGGACGGCGCGGTCCTGCCCGCGCGCGTCGTGGTGTTCGCGGCGGGGGTGCGACCGCGCGACGAACTGGCCGGGCCCGCCGGGCTGGCCAGGGGCGAACGCGGCGGCTTCCTGGTCGACGAACGCTGCCGCACGGCCGACGAGCGGATCTGGGCCGTGGGCGAGTGCGCCGCGGTGCTCGGCCGCTGCCACGGCCTCGCCGCGCCCGGCTACCGCATGGCGGAGACCGCGGCGCGGCAGCTGCTCGGGGTGTGTTCCGCGGTCTTCCCCGGGGCGGACACCTCGGCGAAGCTCAAGCTGCTCGGCGTCGACGTCGCGGGCTTCGGGGACGTGCACGCCGCGTCCGAGGGCGCCATCGAGTTCGTGCGGGACGACCGGGCGGCCGGCACCTACGCCAAGCTCGTCCTCGGTCCCGACGGGCGCACGCTGCGCGGCGGCGTGCTGGCCGGTGACGCGCGCGGCTACATGGCGCTGCGCGCGCTCCTCGGCCGCGAACTTCCCGACGCGCCGGAGCGGTTGCTCGCCGCCGCCGAGTGA
- a CDS encoding FAD-dependent oxidoreductase has translation MTAVTVIGNGPAAHRLVQRLRERGHEGRITVLGAEPGPAYQRALLFSVLDGTLPAAALRLPPPPPGVLPRTGAAATAVDRRRRVVRTAAGEEHRYDVLVLATGARAVRPPLPGAGRASAPGVRSARTLADARPVADEPVVVAGGGLRGVEAAHALGRAGHEVTLVHPGPHPMHRLLDARAGALLAAALEAAGVGTETGRRVAAVEPGKAVLDDGRLLPAGTLLLCAGGVPDTALARAAGLAVRRGVLVDDRLRTSDPRVYAVGDCAEHPGSPAALGATLDAALEQADALARVLTHTGPGPAPPWRPAPHVVRPRLPGLDLLVAGPPGASAGDGGGRGAEERDEHVVLSDPARGRYGRLVLRGERLRAAVLFGLPHAAAAVGRLYREGRPVPGDRLALLLGTDGEYAGSGELPDDAVVCQCNNVTKKAVGDAWRRGARDLRAVAAATRATTGCGSCAGLVRRVCEAAARP, from the coding sequence ATGACCGCGGTGACCGTCATAGGAAACGGCCCGGCGGCGCACCGCCTGGTCCAGCGGCTGCGCGAGCGCGGGCACGAGGGGCGCATCACCGTGCTGGGCGCGGAACCCGGACCCGCCTACCAGCGTGCCCTGCTGTTCTCCGTCCTCGACGGCACCCTGCCTGCCGCCGCCCTGCGCCTGCCGCCGCCCCCGCCCGGCGTGCTGCCGCGCACGGGCGCCGCGGCGACCGCGGTCGACCGGCGGCGGCGCGTGGTGCGGACGGCGGCCGGCGAGGAACACCGTTACGACGTACTGGTGCTGGCCACCGGCGCCCGCGCGGTCCGTCCGCCGCTGCCGGGCGCGGGGCGCGCGTCGGCCCCCGGCGTGCGCTCCGCGCGCACCCTCGCCGACGCGCGACCGGTGGCCGACGAACCGGTCGTCGTGGCGGGCGGCGGGCTGCGCGGCGTCGAGGCGGCCCACGCGCTGGGCCGGGCCGGGCACGAGGTGACGCTCGTCCACCCGGGCCCGCACCCGATGCACCGACTGCTCGACGCGCGCGCCGGCGCGCTGCTGGCCGCCGCGCTCGAAGCGGCCGGGGTCGGCACGGAGACCGGGCGCCGGGTCGCGGCGGTCGAGCCGGGCAAGGCCGTGCTCGACGACGGCAGGCTGCTGCCCGCCGGAACGCTGCTGCTGTGCGCGGGCGGCGTGCCCGACACCGCGCTGGCCCGCGCGGCCGGGCTCGCGGTGCGGCGCGGCGTCCTCGTCGACGACCGGCTGCGCACCTCGGACCCGCGCGTGTACGCGGTGGGCGACTGCGCGGAGCACCCCGGCTCCCCGGCCGCGCTCGGCGCCACGCTCGACGCCGCGCTTGAGCAGGCGGACGCGCTGGCCCGGGTGCTGACGCACACGGGCCCCGGGCCCGCGCCGCCCTGGCGCCCGGCCCCGCACGTCGTGCGGCCCCGGCTGCCGGGGCTCGACCTGCTCGTGGCCGGGCCGCCCGGCGCGTCGGCCGGCGACGGCGGCGGGCGCGGGGCCGAGGAACGGGACGAGCACGTCGTGCTGTCCGACCCCGCGCGTGGCCGGTACGGGCGGCTGGTGCTGCGCGGCGAACGGCTGCGCGCCGCCGTGCTGTTCGGCCTGCCGCACGCGGCGGCGGCCGTCGGCCGGCTGTACCGGGAGGGCCGGCCCGTGCCGGGCGACCGGCTCGCGCTGCTCCTCGGCACGGACGGGGAGTACGCCGGGTCGGGCGAACTGCCGGACGACGCGGTGGTGTGCCAGTGCAACAACGTCACCAAGAAGGCCGTCGGGGACGCGTGGCGGCGCGGGGCGCGCGACCTGCGCGCCGTCGCCGCGGCGACGCGCGCCACAACGGGCTGCGGCAGTTGCGCGGGCCTGGTGCGCCGCGTCTGCGAGGCCGCGGCGCGGCCGTGA
- a CDS encoding molybdopterin oxidoreductase family protein translates to MSADRAPGAPEKGRAPHSERAPGAADTHCAYCALQCGTRLTRDAAGRVSAQPLPDFPVNLGGLCQKGWTAPALLTVPDRLRAPLVRGPSGTLAPATWDDALDLVAARLTRLRAEHGPDSAAVFGGGGLTNEKAYALGKFARVALGTSQIDYNGRFCMSSAAAAGNAAFGLDRGLPFPVSDLGAAGVVLLAGANPAETMPPIMRHLTGPRLIVVDPRRTRTAAQAALHLQPVPGTDLALALGLLHLAVTEGHLDRAYLDARTTGFEAAWQRAAAWWPERVEGVTGVPAADQRAAVRMLAEADRAYVLTGRGAEQHSKGTDTVSAFINLSLALGLPGRPGNGYGCLTGQGNGQGGREHGQKADQLPGYRMIGDPAARAHVAGVWGVDPASLPGPGRAAYQLLDALGTEGGPRALLVLGSNPVVSAPRAARVARRLAALDLLVVADFVPSETTELADVVLPVAQWAEEEGTMTSLEGRVLRRRPVLAPPRGVRTDLEVLNGLAVRLGQPAERFPTEPRAVFDELRRASSGGRADYAGISWERLDAGEALYWPCPEVPGGGHPGTPRVFLDRFAHADGLARFRAVDYREAAEAPGAERPLYATTGRVPAQYQSGAQTRRVPELLAAAPETHVEVHPDTAARHGLRDGGLARVTSARGSTVARVRLVPGLRADTVFLPFHFAGDGRANLLTGDALDPVSGMPEFKLSAVSIEPLRERTT, encoded by the coding sequence CCGGAGAAGGGACGCGCCCCGCACAGCGAACGCGCGCCGGGCGCGGCGGACACGCACTGCGCCTACTGCGCGCTCCAGTGCGGCACCCGCCTCACCCGCGACGCCGCGGGCCGGGTGAGCGCGCAGCCGCTGCCCGACTTCCCCGTGAACCTGGGCGGGTTGTGCCAGAAGGGCTGGACGGCCCCCGCGCTGCTCACCGTCCCCGACCGGCTGCGCGCCCCGCTGGTGCGCGGTCCCAGCGGCACGCTCGCCCCCGCGACCTGGGACGACGCGCTCGACCTGGTCGCCGCTCGCCTGACGCGGCTGCGTGCCGAGCACGGGCCCGACTCCGCGGCCGTGTTCGGCGGCGGCGGACTGACCAACGAAAAGGCGTACGCGCTCGGCAAGTTCGCCAGGGTCGCGCTCGGCACCAGCCAGATCGACTACAACGGCCGGTTCTGCATGTCGTCGGCCGCGGCGGCGGGCAACGCGGCGTTCGGCCTCGACCGCGGGCTGCCGTTCCCGGTGAGCGACCTCGGCGCGGCAGGCGTCGTGCTGCTGGCCGGCGCGAACCCGGCCGAGACCATGCCCCCGATCATGCGGCACCTGACCGGACCCCGGCTGATCGTCGTCGACCCGCGCCGCACCCGCACCGCCGCGCAGGCGGCGCTCCACCTCCAGCCGGTGCCGGGCACCGACCTCGCGCTCGCCCTCGGCCTGCTGCACCTCGCCGTCACCGAGGGCCACCTGGACCGCGCCTACCTCGACGCGCGCACCACGGGGTTCGAGGCGGCGTGGCAACGGGCCGCCGCCTGGTGGCCCGAACGCGTCGAGGGCGTCACCGGCGTGCCCGCGGCCGACCAGCGGGCCGCCGTGCGCATGCTCGCCGAGGCCGACCGCGCCTACGTGCTCACCGGCCGCGGCGCGGAACAGCACAGCAAGGGAACGGACACCGTCTCCGCGTTCATCAACCTGTCCCTCGCCCTCGGCCTGCCGGGCCGCCCCGGCAACGGCTACGGCTGCCTCACCGGCCAGGGCAACGGCCAGGGCGGCCGTGAACACGGCCAGAAGGCCGACCAGTTGCCCGGCTACCGCATGATCGGCGACCCCGCGGCCCGCGCCCACGTGGCCGGCGTGTGGGGCGTCGACCCGGCCTCGCTCCCCGGCCCCGGGCGCGCCGCCTACCAACTGCTCGACGCGCTCGGTACCGAGGGCGGCCCGCGCGCCCTGCTGGTCCTCGGCTCCAACCCCGTCGTCTCCGCGCCGCGCGCCGCCCGCGTGGCGCGCCGGCTCGCCGCGCTCGACCTGCTGGTCGTCGCCGACTTCGTGCCCTCGGAGACGACCGAACTCGCCGACGTCGTCCTGCCCGTGGCCCAGTGGGCCGAGGAGGAGGGCACGATGACCAGCCTGGAGGGCCGCGTCCTGCGCCGCAGGCCCGTGCTCGCCCCACCGCGCGGCGTGCGGACCGACCTTGAGGTGCTCAACGGGCTCGCGGTCCGGCTCGGCCAGCCGGCGGAACGCTTCCCCACCGAGCCGCGCGCCGTGTTCGACGAGCTGCGCCGCGCGTCCAGCGGTGGCCGCGCCGACTACGCGGGCATCAGCTGGGAACGGCTCGACGCGGGCGAGGCGCTGTACTGGCCCTGCCCCGAGGTGCCGGGCGGCGGGCACCCGGGAACGCCCCGCGTGTTCCTCGACCGGTTCGCGCACGCCGACGGCCTGGCCAGGTTCCGCGCCGTCGATTACCGCGAGGCCGCCGAGGCCCCGGGCGCCGAGCGCCCGCTGTACGCCACGACGGGCCGGGTGCCGGCCCAGTACCAGTCGGGGGCCCAGACGCGCCGCGTGCCGGAACTGCTCGCCGCCGCGCCGGAGACGCACGTCGAGGTGCACCCGGACACCGCCGCGCGGCACGGGCTGCGCGACGGCGGACTCGCCCGCGTCACCTCCGCCCGCGGCAGCACCGTGGCCCGGGTGCGGCTGGTGCCGGGACTGCGCGCGGACACCGTCTTCCTGCCGTTCCACTTCGCGGGCGATGGACGGGCCAACCTGCTGACCGGGGACGCGCTCGACCCGGTCAGCGGCATGCCGGAGTTCAAGCTGAGCGCCGTCTCGATCGAGCCCCTGCGGGAGCGGACGACATGA